In Nomascus leucogenys isolate Asia chromosome 11, Asia_NLE_v1, whole genome shotgun sequence, the following proteins share a genomic window:
- the LOC100597910 gene encoding heterogeneous nuclear ribonucleoprotein A1-like: MALSPPKSKQFDKTKQKNKNKKHQFVIVFFKTDEHLSARGRRRRSIVKVSLLPAMVSKSESPKEPKQLRKLFIGGLSFETTNESLRSHFEQWGTLTDCVVMRDPNTKRSRGFGFVTYATVEEVDAAMNARPHKVDGRVVEPKRAISREDSQRPDAHLTVKKIFVGGIKEDTEEHHLRGYFEQYGKIEVIEIMTDQGSGKKRGFAFLTFDDHDSVDKIIIQKYHTVNGHICEVRKALSKQEMASASSSQRGRSGSGNFSDGRGGGFSGNDNFGRGGNFSGRGGFGGSRRGGGYGGSGDGYNGFDNDGSNFGGGGSYNDFGNYNNQSSIFGRMKGGNFGGRSSGPYGGRGQYFAKPQNQGGYGSYSSSSSYGSGRRF, from the coding sequence ATGGCACTGAGTCCACCTAAGTCAAAGCAATTtgacaaaacgaaacaaaaaaacaaaaacaaaaaacatcagtttgtaattgttttctttaaaacagaTGAACACCTTTCTGCCCGTGGACGCCGCCGAAGAAGCATCGTTAAAGTCTCTCTTCTCCCTGCCATGGTGTCTAAGTCAGAGTCTCCTAAAGAGCCCAAACAGCTGAGGAAGCTCTTCATTGGAGGGTTGAGCTTTGAAACAACCAATGAGAGTCTGAGGAGTCATTTTGAACAATGGGGAACGCTCACGGACTGTGTGGTAATGAGAGATCCAAACACCAAGCGCTCCAggggctttgggtttgtcacGTATGCCACTGTGGAGGAGGTGGATGCAGCTATGAATGCAAGGCCACACAAGGTGGATGGAAGAGTTGTGGAACCAAAGAGAGCTATCTCAAGGGAAGATTCTCAAAGACCAGATGCCCACTTAACGgtgaaaaagatatttgttggtggcattaaagaagacactgaagaacatcacCTAAGAGGTTATTTTGAACAGTATGGAAAAATTGAAGTGATTGAAATCATGACTGACCAAGGCAGTGGCAAGAAAAGGGGCTTTGCCTTTCTAACCTTCGATGACCATGACTCCGTGGATAAGATTATCATTCAGAAATACCATACTGTGAATGGCCACATCTGTGAAGTTAGGAAAGCCCTGTCAAAGCAAGAGATGGCGAGTGCTTCATCCAGCCAAAGAGGTCGAAGTGGTTCTGGAAACTTTAGTGATGGTCGTGGAGGTGGTTTCAGTGGGAATGACAACTTTGGTCGTGGAGGAAACTTCAGTGGTCGTGGTGGCTTTGGTGGCAGCCGTCGTGGTGGTGGATATGGTGGCAGTGGGGATGGCTATAATGGATTTGATAATGATGGAAGCAATTTTGGAGGTGGTGGAAGCTACAATGATTTTGGCAATTACAACAATCAGTCTTCAATTTTTGGACGCATGAAGGGAGGAAATTTTGGAGGTAGAAGCTCTGGCCCCTATGGCGGTAGAGGCCAATACTTTGCAAAACCGCAAAACCAAGGTGGCTATGGCAGttacagcagcagcagtagctatGGCAGTGGCAGAAGATTTTAG